The Calonectris borealis chromosome 28, bCalBor7.hap1.2, whole genome shotgun sequence genome segment AAGAAGTTTATTTATGCAGTGCTCAGGGTCCTGTACAACAGAGTAAAAACATACATACTGTAATaaacaacagttttgttttttatacAAACATGAAAATCAAGGAGAAGTGTTTAAGAAAGCAGCTGTAATGTGGGAAGGGTGGCAGCCAAAAGTGGTCATTCTAAAAACACAatttacagttatttttaaaaatactgggaTGCATTAAGTTCCCTTCAAAACAAAGTCCTAAGTCCCAACTCACTCTCAACGTAGAGCATATGACTCCTGCAGAAAGGCTAGAGACCAGCCCGCTAAACTCGTATTACCTACAGAAACAAAAACTCCAATGATCAGTGAAAGAGATGGGTCAAAGAATAAGGCAGCCTGAAATAATCAGACTGCACATTACCATTAATGTTCAATTGAACAGATCTTTATTTAATCTATAAATGAAGACAGAAGTTAGTCGTCATTCTTTCCCAACCCCTATGAACTTCTAGTACAAATGGAGACCATCCTCTATGCAGCTGTTTGTCCATTTCCTCTCCAGCATAAACCCCAGCCATTTTAAGTCCAAGAGAACAAGAAATCACGGTAGCTTTTGAGCATGATGATCAGCCAAAGACACCGCCACCACAACAATAAAACCCTTAACAATTGTCAGTGAGATGATTAGCATCTCACATGAAAGGAAAGACCAAATAATTTTCCAGCAGCAGTAAAGAGACTTACAATAATCCATAGGATTTATAAATCTGAGGCTGAAAGTCTGACGCTGGCATAAGGCTCTGATGTCAAGGAACATTAGATGTGCCTATCAGCATAGGACCTAGACAACGTAAGTGTTAAAATGGCGAAGTGTTAAAACAGCAGTTCCACCATTTATTGACAGATGAGCTACTGACAGGTCTTACACCTGAAAGGGTGAAGACTACCTGAAATATTGCAACCAGCCTCAAAAATAAGGTCAACCACAGAATTCTATGATACTCATTAAAGTAAGGGAATTTGAGAACATGCTCAAAAATGGGTTTGTTTCTCTACAAGCCAAGTGTTAATAGATTACCTGAAATTTTAGTGGCATTTAGACACTGAGAATGTGTAGCAAGCACATTGTTAGTTTTTTGTATCTATTTAAATTCCTCAGTTTTACAAATTTTGTATcccatttcagattttttcctccttaaagaAAGCTTAGATATAAATACATTACTGTATGTATTTACGCAGTACCTCTTTTGATCATTGTGTTTTCCATAACATTCATACTTAAAAAACAGAGTTATTTAATTACGTGATGGAAACATCAACTACATATTGTACTTATCCAAGATTTGATGTCCGTATTTAGTGACACATAGCCAAGCATACATGCAACTGCAGTGTCTTGAACCTTTTTCTGTCTTACATCTGCATTTTAGGTTTCATATTGCTCACACTGATTTAATTTCTGTGTAGAGTCTCTATACCCTAGAAGTACAGTGATAACTGTAGTCACAGTAAGTGTATGAAACTTCCTGAGATCAGGCAATAATGTAGTTGTTCATCGAGCAAAACCAATCATTTTGTAAAAGGAAATCATGCTATAAATTAGGTACATAAACATGTGCAATAACCAGCGTAAGTTTAAACAAGAAGCATTCACGTACAAAGAGTTAGCTTTGAATGCAAAGAGTAACTTAAGATTTAGAAAATGGGGAGTGAAAAACACAATTCCATCCTTCAAGTTTTAATCACttgtaaattaatgtttttccttctcatctcAAGATGAGTTTTCAATTTAGATACTGTCAATGGGCAATACCCAGTATCGTAGTGGACAGCCCGTGATATCAAGTTAGACTAACCACTTATTTTTCCAGTCACTTTGAAAAATAAGTCTGGCTGCAACATCTGGCTATATTAAAGTAGAAGGATGGATGTGAGACAATCCACATTTACTACTAAGCCAGAAACAAATCATTAAACAGATCTGTTTTGTGTAGGAAAACAACATTCAGACCTTAATCACCTCCCCAATTCTGCCTCAATAATTTCTTGAAGCATATACAAAGTCTTTCTCTAAAAGCATCCTTATCTCAAGACAAAAGCATTGCTTGTCCCATCTATAGCTCTGTATTAACTACACGTTGAAGCATATACTGACTAGAAGCACATACTGACTAGAAGGCTCTTCAGTAGCTTAACATGATTTCATCCTACAAATACTTCCACGTGTAATCTGCTATGGTGCGTGTTCACCAAGTCCTCACGCTAAGAAGCcacaagtaaacaaaaaaaaaccattgtaAGGTTCTGGTTAGAGGAAAGCTTTATCTATGATTTTAATCATGAACAGAGCTCATTGTAATCTGCTAGCTATTAAAAAAAGGTTGGTAgcatataaaatgcatttttataaacCAGTAACTTATacagtaaaatttcatttttccattttagaaaaaCAGGCAATATTCCTGTTGAGCCCAATTGTATGCTGCAGATTTATAAAGTTTAATTATGAATCTGATAGATCTTTAACTACAGTAACAGTTATGAGTGCGACTGTGAGGCCAGAATATAATACcacaaactggaagaaaacaaaactggtgAGTAAATTCATTAACTTTAAAATCAGCTTTAATTTTACCCTTAAGTGCAGTTGTCAATGTAAACAAAGCATGTTAACAATTCCAGTGAGTTGCAGGACACAGCTGATATGTTCATTTGAATTAAATATACCATAATTCCAATCACTTGACAGCAGATTTTGAAGTAGATGACTCTTACTGGCTCCTTTTGTCAGTCTAATTAAGAGTCAGGCTTACAGCCTCTGAACTGAGAGCAATTAGCTACCTAGGAGCTTTACTTGGCTGTTACATTTGATACATCGGAATGTAATAGACTGTGTTTATAGGAATAAATACATAGAATATTTCCACTGAGGACTAAACATCATTTGCATTGATGCACGCTATTAACAGGTTTGTTGCTGCTTGAAATCTGGAATGATCAATACACAGCAGCAAGGcaaatctcagtttaaaaaagtctgttttcagaaAGTGTTCATATGTGCAACATTTATTTGCATACGTGAGCAAGTGTGCATGAGAACACACAACTGGAAGCAGTGCAATACATTTTCTTGTCACAATTTATAACTAGCTACTACATCATGACAGATCTGGAGTCATTCTcaactggagaagaaaaagccGCCCATTTTAATGTTACAGATTTAGAGTAAGTGTCCCTGCCCGAACCAGGGTCTGTTTCTCTAAAAACAGATGACAGATCATTGGCATGGGACTTGTTGTAGCTATCATCTCCTGTTAAACGTGTCTAAACGTCTGGAGTACTTAATTAAGCACAGTCAAGTCTAACATGGATGAAGTAATTCCTGATGGTAAGGATCCATTATATTTACAGCAcactttggttttttaaaaaaatagagattcctttgaggaggattttttttttaaacttcaattgTACTTGCGGATTGTCTAGAATAACACAAGTGAATAAGTAACAGGCAGATAAAGGATTTTCTCTGTAGTAGCACAGAGGTGGAGATGCAGAAAGCTTCTTTCTACCTTCTGAAAAGGTATAAGCCTGTACTGCTTACTAAGTGCATTTACTTGACGTTTTGATGCGATTGTTCTACATGCATCTATAGACATGGATATGCACATGTATCATGTACACATACCTGTACTTCATTAATATTGGCATTTCAGTTTCTTATTTTGATCATAACTTAATCTAATTTGGATACATTACAGATATGAACAAAAAGATTGAAGCCTGTCAGCAAAGGTGCTGTATCACAGGTCACATTTGATCTGTACTCCCTCTGCTAGACAATACACATGCCCAGTGGCAATCTGACAAAAATAAACTTGTTTCGTCTCCAAAATTGAAGAGTCAGACAATTACTAAAATAAACAATTTCTTATTCAGATGGTCACAAAGTGACAAGGTATGTTGAAAATGCTAAGTCCACAGACAGAGGAAATCTCACTCGGAACAGGCACAGTCCAGTTCAGTTGAGCAGATGCTCAGATTAAGGCCGTGTCCCTCACAGAAGAACACATcggaaaaagctgcttttcttttgctggtcTGGTGTGATTTTGACTCCCTGGTTGCTGCCTTGCGGGCTATTGCCTTCCTGAAGACGCAAAGAATATTAAGTTACTTATTTATACTCAACAGCTTCTAGCATCGTTGTAAGATTTAGCATCCATACTCCATCTATTCATTTTGCTGAACCAAGCCTGCCGCATACAAAACGCATTATTAAAATCAACAGGAGTCTTCACTCATTTACCTGAGCCTTACAACAGCCACTACATGAAGTCAGAGAGCTGCATCTGCTACTTTTGGCTTCGACTAACATGCCCTGCGCCTATTCTTCGTCTTTCTATAAACTCAAAGAcagctgagattaaaaaaaaaaactacagggCATGTTTGGCTCTTGCTGAAACACTTAGGAATTGTCAGCAAGACCCAAAATATCACAGCTCTATCAGCACACGTCTGGTCACACGGAGGTGGAATGCCCAGTAAAAGTAGAGGGAATCTTTGTTAGCTTCATTTCATATGGACAAAATATGCGTTTATTTGTTGTACAAAAGATAACCCCATCATTTCTCAGGATGCTTTCACAACAGTTATCAAAAAACTAGTTATTTACCTATTTTTAAACATACCAGTTTGAAGAGTACCCTGAAGTATGAAGTGGGCCTCCTTATATGTCTAATTTATATGATTCTGTTTTCCAGACTGCAAGAGCAAGAAATATCATTAAACTGCTCTACCACTCACTTGACtttcaataaaacaaataaaagataattATATTTAGAAAACCTCAACCATTGCAGCTAATTCCTGAAATGCAGAGACAATTGTTTATAAGCTAAGGTCAGAATGTAGCTtgacaaaactaaaaataaatttccataaCCTTCAGTGCATCCCCCATGAAAGagaccacaaaatattttttatacaatGTGAAACAGTACTTGCTATTTGacttttggttggttttttttcctatgtaaataCAGCGTGGACCAAGTAAAGGTTACTCACCAACTTCTTGTCCATTTTTGCTTTGATATCTCTTGCAAGAGTGAAAAATGCCTGTGACAAGTAAAACAAGTTAAGTGTTATACggtaaataaaatacattctagCATTTTTGTTTAGCAATAAGCTGCCTTCCCAAGTTTCTACATCTACTGAACTCCTGAAGAGCATCAagttttcaggttccccccccccccaggttttaATGCTCCTTTTCTAACTCCACTACCTCCCTTCTGAGCCTGAAAACCACAACGACCCACACCGCCCATGGCGGGGCACATCCAGGCTTATAGTGGGAAAATGTCAGCCTTTATCGATCACGTTATTGAATGCGAACACGTAAGCAGAGTTCTTCCATGTGCTGCTCTAACGCAGTTTGCTGTAACACCCTTGTGTTACGCTCTAAGCACCAAGttcaatttaaataaattagCATAACAACGCCTTCATGGAATGCACGGATATGTACTTAATAACCCATCTGCAGCATCTAGCAACTGAGTCTTGCATCCAGCTGGGATGGGCAAGTGATCTTATTGTTTGTTTGCACAAATAAGACAATAAATACAGGAGAAAGGTTACAGTACTTACATTCTCTATGTTTATATTTGCTTTTGCACTGGTCTCCATAAATTTAATTCCAAAACTTGCAGCAAGCTGAACAAAAGCAGGTTTCATGTTAGTTGGATAATTGCGGAACAGCTCTAAATATAACAAACTGCGCAGGATCTGCCCCTCCTGGCGCGATTCATAGCAACCTGGGGATTTACTCAAGCAGAACAATTTGCAGAAATCAGGAACTAAATCTCATTCCTATTTAGCATCTACTCTTACTGGGCTTTGTTCTGCTCTGTGACACACTGCACACATTTTAATCTGCTcctttgtcttttaattttttttcttgcatggaTATCTTGTCAGTCTTGTAACACCTGCAGTGCGCAGAAGCACCTTCTCTACCTTGGCTAAGTAACATCTGACACCAGAAAAGACAATTCTGTCTACCTCGTCTCAGTGGCTTTCAGCCAAAAAGAGACATTTCCTAAATGTCCAACCCTAGcatgctgcttcttcctttttctaagaaaaaatccAGCTCGTTGCTTTGCACCTAACGCATCTTGACCAGATAATCGACAAGAATTTTTAACACAGATTCATCTTTTTATCAGAGTAGGGAAACGTATTGCAACTGCAGCTTGGGAAATGTTCAATAGTTCCGCTTAGAAACACCACCGAGGTTCCAAAGAAGCTTACAGACAGTAACAAATGCAATTTTTATACTCTGAAAAGCCTAAGTTGAAATACATCAGAGCTACGGCACTTACCTTCTCCCCTTGCTCTCTAGAAACTTGTCTTTTGTCGTTTGCATCACATTTGTTCCCCAGGATCATTTTTTCAACATCTGGAGAGGCGTGCTGAGATAGAAACAGACCAAAGAAAGGACTTTGGTTTGGGTGTTTTCAGACAAATATTGTCAAAAAGATGAGGCGCACAGCAAGTACTCAACACAGAGATGCTGGTGCCAAGCATCATCCCCCCCAGATTTACGggctcccccaaacccctcatCCCAGCAGCCCGCTGCAGGCACCGACAGCCCTGCGCGAGTTCTGCACAACGCCAGCTCTCGGAGCACATTGTCTTTTGAGTCCCCTCCTCGCCAGAGGGACTACAGTCCCCACAGCTGGCTCTCGTGTGCAAGCATAAGGAATTACTGTTAACCAAGACATTCCAGAAGTTATTACTGATTTTCACTCAATTTATTTTCCAAGTACCCTTCAGCACATGAATTCAAAAGAAACTTAACAATTCTGAAGCATTTAGGTTTCAACTACTTTTGGAGGAAGACAGAGCATCTTTAACATTCAGTAAGTAAATAGCTACATTACCTCTTCAATATTCCTGACCCAGTTCCgaatattttcaaaagatttttcgTTGGTGATGTCATAGACTAACATAATGCCCTAAAGGTTAAGAAGGAAATAGATTGTTTCAGCTAGCATCAGTTTACACAAGAGTTAAAGACTTCTCCATAGCAGAAAGGAGCTACTTAACAAAGGCTGTTTTTATAAAAGCTGGTTCACCGTTCTACGTAACATTTAATCGCAGTTTGTGCCTTGCCAGATAAGGTGTGCGGGACACGTATTGATCGAGTGAGTCATGGAGGAAAGCTGCCTCGAGGAGCTCCCGCCttgccccagcacagctccagcaccGCTTGGAACAGGAGCACGACTGTAAACCTTTCGCAAGGCAGAGTTTACATGTCAGAAGACGGGCAGTCGCGCGTGTTCCACGTTAAACCCAGCCGATTCGACTGTGACAGCTGACCCGCCTGGTTTAGGTTTAGCACGACCCGTGTCGCTCCTACCATTGCTCCCCTGTAGTAGGCGGTTGTGATGGTTCGAAATCGCTCCTGCCCGGCCGTGTCCCTGGAAGAGACAGAACACGGGGGCTCCAGCAAAACACCTACGCCACCGCGCTCAAGTCAAAGCCACcaaaagttttaattaaatattgttgAACCAGTCTTTAGATGCACTAAAACTATCTTTTAGTTTCCAAGATATTGTTAACTGCTGAAGAGCACAACTGGAGTAAAAACGTAACGGTAACATCACCCCCCCACACCACACAGACACCCGGTTATCAGACATCGACGTGGGTTAGAAGAAAACTCTTACCATATCTGTAGTTTAATTCTCTTGCCGTCTAGCTCTATAgttctaattttaaaatcaataccTGAAAAGAGAAGCAACTAAATTACTCTTTCTGCCGAAGACCAAATTAACACTCTTCCCTCTAACTCCACTGCTCGGTTTTGGCTTTCTCGGGAGGAGCGCTGGCAGAGCATCCTCCCCCTCGCTGACGAGAGAGCCGGCGAGCTCACAAACGCCGCTCACGCTCGGCAGCGAAGCCCGGAGCGATCCGCGCCTCCGCCTGCCGGGCCGCGGCGAGCAAATCCGCAACCGCCTTTGAAAAGCGAGGCCGGGGCCGAGCCGAGGCTGCAGCGCCGGGCTGTCCGCCCGCCGCTCGCCCGGCACCGAGCCCCGGCAGCCGCCGGGCCCCCCCGCGATGGCAGCGAACctgccccctccgccccgcggccCGAGCCAGGAGGCCCGTCCGCCGCAACCAAACTCCTCCGGGCGGAACGAGCCGCTCCCAGGCGCAGAGCCggacccgccgcccgccgccggcagcgccaGGCGGGACCAccggccggcggggcccgggccgcgcCGGTCACCTCGGCTGGGCTCGGAGCGGCCCCCGCCCGGGCCTCCCTCCCTCACCGATGGTGGAGATGAAGGTGGCGTTGAAGGCGTCCTCGGAGAAGCGGAAGAGCGCGCACGTCTTCCCCACGCCCGAGTCGCCGATGAGCAGCAGCTTGAAGAGATAGTCGTACGTCTTCGCCATGTTCGCGGGCACCGCCCCTCCGCCCGCGCCCGCCTCCCGCGCCGCCTCACGGGCCGCCCCAGCCGCCCATCACTGCCCGCCGCGCGCTTATTGGCTGAGCCCAGGGCGCGTCACTGCAGACTCCGACAGGAAGAGCACGGAGCCGGGGCCCCATTGGCGGGCGGCCTCCGCCCGGTGTGTAAGCTGCGGCGCGATTGGCAGCTCGCCCCGCTGCGCGTGCCCGGTCGAGCGTCACTTCCTACTGC includes the following:
- the RAB8A gene encoding ras-related protein Rab-8A isoform X1, which codes for MAKTYDYLFKLLLIGDSGVGKTCALFRFSEDAFNATFISTIGIDFKIRTIELDGKRIKLQIWDTAGQERFRTITTAYYRGAMGIMLVYDITNEKSFENIRNWVRNIEEHASPDVEKMILGNKCDANDKRQVSREQGEKLAASFGIKFMETSAKANINIENAFFTLARDIKAKMDKKLEGNSPQGSNQGVKITPDQQKKSSFFRCVLL
- the RAB8A gene encoding ras-related protein Rab-8A isoform X2; protein product: MAKTYDYLFKLLLIGDSGVGKTCALFRFSEDAFNATFISTIGIDFKIRTIELDGKRIKLQIWDTAGQERFRTITTAYYRGAMGIMLVYDITNEKSFENIRNWVRNIEEHASPDVEKMILGNKCDANDKRQVSREQGEKAFFTLARDIKAKMDKKLEGNSPQGSNQGVKITPDQQKKSSFFRCVLL